The following coding sequences lie in one Mycteria americana isolate JAX WOST 10 ecotype Jacksonville Zoo and Gardens chromosome 13, USCA_MyAme_1.0, whole genome shotgun sequence genomic window:
- the RAB36 gene encoding ras-related protein Rab-36, protein MKSNLMHLVPPVSRDRIISRFPKWYTPEACLQFKEHFHAQVRTACQQSTGTVGLKISKVVVVGDLYVGKTSLINRFCKDNFDRDYKATIGVDFEIERFEIIGIPYNLQIWDTAGQEKFKCIASAYYRGAEVIITVFDLADIQTLDHTKQWLEDALRENEPDSSFIFLVGTKKDLVSDAVCERTELDAIRFANEMQAEYWSVSAKTGENVKEFFSRVAALAFEQSMIKELEKTAGHMAQIGAGNLIKLEKNMMEIPEGNTQVSLSCC, encoded by the exons ATGAAGTCCAACTTAATGCATTTGGTTCCCCCAGTGAGCAGAGACAGAATAATCTCCCGGTTTCCCAAG TGGTACACACCTGAGGCCTGTCTGCAGTTCAAAGAGCACTTCCATGCGCAGGTCAGGACTGCTTGTCAGCAGAGCACTGGAACAGTTGG GCTGAAAATATCCAAAGTGGTTGTGGTAGGAGACCTGTATGTTGGGAAAACCAGCCTCATCAACAG attttGTAAAGATAATTTTGACCGAGACTACAAGGCGACCATTGGAGTGGATTTTGAAATTGAACGTTTTGAAATAATTGGAATACCATACAATCTCCAGAT ATGGGACACAGCAGGTCAGGAAAAGTTCAAGTGCATTGCATCTGCTTACTACCGAGGAGCAGAGG TTATAATAACAGTGTTTGATCTGGCTGATATCCAGACTTTGGATCACACCAA ACAGTGGCTAGAAGATGCATTGAGGGAGAATGAGCCAGATTCCAGCTTCATCTTTCTAGTTGGAACAAAAAAAGATTTGGTA TCAGATGCTGTGTGTGAAAGGACAGAGCTAGATGCCATCCGCTTTGCCAATGAGATGCAGGCAGAATACTGGTCGGTTTCAGCCAAAACAG GGGAAAATGTCAAAGAGTTCTTTTCCCGAGTTGCTGCCTTGGCCTTTGAACAGTCCATGATAAAGGAGCTGGAGAAAACTGCTGGGCACATGGCCCAAATTGGGGCAGGAAACCTCATCA AACTGGAAAAGAACATGATGGAAATCCCAGAAGGCAACACTCAAGTCAGCCTGAGTTGCTGCTAA